The nucleotide window acttttaacCAAGAAGagacaacacttacaatatTCCAATATGCAAAACTGAAGACAGTATCCAGTCATTTATCACAATACATAATAGAGATATATGGTTCAGCCATAATTAAGTACAGCCATGGTTTCATAACAATTATTAATATGCCACTAACAATAACATCATCAACATTATCTTGCACTGCTTAGATTTCATACAAAGCTGCATAGCTGCAGGTTTTgatcattaatatttatttgatAAAAAAGTTATAATTATTTTGCTTTTCAGCCAGAAGCATGTTTTAGTTTGGAGTTTGGACTCAGATTCAGAAAGCTTTGAGATTATGTTATATGTATATCTTTAGGGTTGAGGTCTCAGTTAGAGGCCAACAAAGCCTGGATAATGCTGCCCTCTTATCCAAGAAATCATATTGGACTCTTTCAGTGGAGTTTATTTTTCAGATAACGTTACTGCACAAACTCAACAATTCCTACAGAGATGTATTAGAGTCAAcatagctaatgctagctatcTTAACAGCACTGTCAACAACAAGCCACTCAACCACGAAGTCAACGTTTCAAGGAGATAATGAACAGATACGAAAAAGAGATATTCCGAAGCATACTGACATAGCAAAATGTCGGACACGATAATGTACAGTTTTTACAGTAATGTGGACAGTAGACGAAGCCACTATGTAGCATGGACCTTCCAATGTGGATTCATTACTTGCAGGCTAACAGCGTTAGCTAAGAGTATTCAAGGACACGGGCACTGCAATGTTGTCAagggctaacagcggctaataAGGTCAAACACATAACTTTCCGCTGATACTGCAATTAAAGAATAACTAGTTTTATGCGTTTATGCGtgcaaaatatgtttctgattCTTACCTTTCGCTATTTGGCCTTCTGGACCAGAACAGCGGTGATCTGAGTTTACTCCCAGTCAAATAGCTATGGCGTATTAGCGGAAATAGCACAATGTTCCACTTCCGTTTATCACcaaattcacaataaaaataaatatcgCAGTCTAACAACGGTAAAGAAATTTTAATTTACATCACTATAATATTATATCCGAATTGCCATTGTGTTATATAacattgacattttattttattcattcttattttttatatttatatcttTATCTGTACTCCGTCTTTGTGCCGCTGCAGCACCTGAATTTTACATCTGGAGATCCGAGATTAATTAAGTTATTTGTCTTTAAATTACATGACAGATGGGCGTACACATGGAAATGAAATCCAATTTTGttatctaatttaatttttatagtCACATCACTGGCTTCTACCGCcgactacatttcccatgatgaaCCGGCTGTTACCGGAAGTAGCTACGTGTTCATTTTTGCGACAGTTCAGGAAGCATCTACGAACAGCTACAGAAACGAGCAAGAGTTGGTGCTTTCTCCTGCGAAGGAGTGCAGCAAAACAGGTGAATATTCCCCAGAGTAATGAAATTTAGTTATCTAGCTAATGTCAAACTGTCACCGCTGCGTTTACGCCAAGTTAATTACAAATAAGCCTGGCGAGGCCCTCCCATCTTGTTAAACTAGTTAGCATCTAGCTAACAGTGTCTGCTAGCAAACACAGCGTCAACTAGCAAGGAAATTCAATATATCAGTGCTTTTTGGTGATAAAACTGCTACTGCGCAGTGACTAAACTATGTAACTATTATATAGGAATACACATATGCCTAATTTTAGGGCTTTTGATGTAACATAGTCCACATGTAGCATTGTTGGCAATAGCATcctctgtttctgtgttgtcATTCTTTTTTAAGCAGTTTGCGTTAGCAATGTTCGACACTGTTCAGTTATAGCATGCATTAGGACATATGTAACACATTTACAGGGTATATTAGAGAAATTTGAGATACTGGACACTGTAATTGTTTGTAAACCCGTCATAACAAAGGTACATGACTAGTTTGACGTGGTAGTAActgctctctctgtgtcagtagGTCAGTAATGGTCTAAAAACATCATGTCAGCTCATCAAAATAGTACTACTATGGGTTTAttcctattttttttaattactttgtATAATGGCACAATTGAAGCTCCACCTGATCCTTGCAACCCCTAATCCTAAATGTCCCCCTACATTTATATAGCTTAGTACATTATTCATAGCATATCAGGGGCTCTAATGTTTGAATATTGCATGTAAGCcttaaaatatattatattatattgtctTGCTGTCCTGACTGATATAAATACAGTTACTGTGCTGTTATATTCGTCACCGAGTCACTGTGAAGGTTAGACTGAGTACAAGACACATGacagaataaacaaaacatcaaaatgaTCACTAAAAATGTACAGATATAATAGAATAATTTCAGTTTGAGCAAAATATGGAATATTTAAATTGTGCAGAAAGCCTGCTGAGTTTGACATTCATGTTTAAATGCATACCTTGGTGGAAATCTTGATCATATAATAGTCATTAGGAGGAGAGAATGCTAGGTCAGACTGTCTCCTCCTGAACACAACAAATAGTAAGTGTATGAAGACTAAGATATCTGACAGGCTAATTAATTGTTCAGATAAATTTTACATGTCATCTCAAAGATATAGAAGTCAATGTCCACTATCAGCTGCAGACTGGAAGTTTTACTCTACACTTAACTGAATTTCAAAGTTAGATTTAAGCATCAGGTGCTCAAATTGAGCATTTATATAACCCAAAATATTGCATAGTACAGTGTAATCTTTAGTTTAGttatatttatgttgtttgttgagTGCTGAGCCTCCTCAGGATGTTTGCAGCAATTTAACCTGTCtgtcatctctcctctctccctgtttCCTACCTCCCTCTTTTTTCATCTGACATTCAGCACCATGTTGCCGACAACGAACAGCAACGGTGCCCTCAGTTCTAGGGACGCTGCACGTCACACGGCAGGCGCCAAGCGCTACAAGTACCTGCGACGGCTGCTCCACTTCAAACAGATGGACTTTGAATTTGCCCTGTGGCAGATGCTTTACTTGTTCACATCACCACAGAGAGTCTACCGCAACTTTCACTACAGGAAACAGACAAAGGACCAGTGGGCCAGGGACGACCCTGCTTTCCTGGTGCTGCTCAGCATCTGGCTATGTGGTAAGTCTTTATTCAATCAAATGTAGCCAGTTGAATCCTAACGTTATAACTCTGCTATCATTAATGAATGCTGTTCCCCTGCAGTGTCAACAATAGGCTTTGGTCTGGTGCTGGACATGGGAGTCGTGGAAActctgaagctgctgctgtgggTGGTCTTTGTTGACTGTATAGGAGTCGGTCTGCTCATATCAACCCTCATGTGGTGAGTAGTGGGTTTGCCTACCTCAGATGGAAGTAATGAATAGCATTTCCTTCCGTCACTGTAATTGAGAcgttttatttatgtatgccaaaccttttttttttacttgctaATGTTAACATTTAACTTTAAGTCGGATTCTTTACCATAtctgaattt belongs to Epinephelus lanceolatus isolate andai-2023 chromosome 24, ASM4190304v1, whole genome shotgun sequence and includes:
- the unc50 gene encoding protein unc-50 homolog, with the protein product MLPTTNSNGALSSRDAARHTAGAKRYKYLRRLLHFKQMDFEFALWQMLYLFTSPQRVYRNFHYRKQTKDQWARDDPAFLVLLSIWLCVSTIGFGLVLDMGVVETLKLLLWVVFVDCIGVGLLISTLMWVVSNKYLLKHPSRNFDVEWGYAFDVHLNAFYPLLVILHFLQLFFINHVVVINSDWFLGYFVGNTLWLIAISYYLYITFLGYNALPFLKNTVVLLYPFALLGLIYVLSVSLGWNFTKGLCWFYKFRVQ